In Methanolobus chelungpuianus, a genomic segment contains:
- the larC gene encoding nickel pincer cofactor biosynthesis protein LarC, translated as MRSLIFDPFSGAAGDMILASLIGLGADREKVREVIESAVDVTVSVGSADKRGIRAVDVKIHAPRETHHRHYHDLVDVIKSAGLPPAVEQSALGVFAIMAEAESGVHGVPLEELHFHEVGQNDALADVIGSCYAIHEIAADAVLCTPANVGGGKVKAAHGMMSVPAPATLEILKQGGLLFYGSGSRELLTPTGAALLAYFAKPVENIPRGQVISVGYGAGDADTEDPNVLRAILMDMHDTLSRDTIEVLETNVDDVTGEVLGNLFDRLLSAGARDVTITAAIMKKGRSGHIIKVITKPQDSDNVARVLMKETGTLGVRVIPTKHRYIADRRMEKVPVVLRGEEFDVPVKIAQDRTGEILHMSAEYEDCRRIAEKVKLPLKEVMRRVEEEAWERFA; from the coding sequence ATGAGATCACTTATATTCGACCCTTTTTCAGGAGCAGCAGGGGATATGATACTTGCAAGCCTTATCGGGCTTGGTGCGGACAGGGAAAAGGTAAGGGAAGTAATAGAATCCGCAGTCGACGTTACGGTATCCGTGGGTAGTGCCGATAAGCGTGGTATAAGGGCGGTTGACGTAAAGATACATGCCCCCCGGGAGACTCACCACCGGCATTACCACGACCTGGTGGATGTAATTAAAAGTGCAGGGCTTCCTCCCGCAGTGGAGCAGAGTGCCCTTGGGGTGTTTGCCATAATGGCCGAAGCTGAGTCAGGTGTGCACGGTGTGCCTCTTGAGGAGCTGCACTTCCATGAAGTGGGTCAGAATGACGCCCTTGCGGATGTGATAGGTTCTTGTTATGCCATCCATGAGATTGCCGCAGATGCAGTGCTGTGCACGCCAGCAAATGTTGGCGGGGGAAAAGTGAAGGCTGCACACGGAATGATGTCAGTTCCCGCACCTGCAACCCTGGAGATCCTGAAACAGGGGGGATTGCTGTTCTATGGTTCCGGCAGCCGGGAACTGCTGACACCTACCGGTGCGGCCTTGCTTGCCTATTTCGCAAAGCCCGTGGAGAATATTCCAAGGGGACAGGTCATATCCGTAGGTTACGGTGCAGGAGATGCCGATACCGAGGACCCGAATGTGCTGCGTGCGATACTGATGGATATGCATGACACACTGTCCCGGGACACTATAGAAGTCCTGGAAACCAATGTGGATGATGTCACCGGTGAAGTTCTCGGGAACCTGTTCGACCGCCTGCTCTCGGCCGGTGCAAGGGATGTCACCATCACTGCCGCGATAATGAAGAAGGGCAGGAGCGGCCATATCATTAAAGTCATAACGAAGCCTCAGGACAGCGATAATGTTGCAAGGGTGCTGATGAAGGAAACCGGAACCCTCGGGGTGCGCGTGATCCCCACAAAACACCGCTACATTGCAGACCGCCGCATGGAAAAGGTCCCCGTCGTCCTGCGGGGTGAGGAGTTCGACGTTCCTGTCAAGATAGCCCAGGACCGGACAGGGGAGATACTGCACATGTCCGCGGAGTACGAGGACTGTCGCAGGATCGCCGAAAAAGTGAAGCTGCCGCTCAAGGAGGTCATGAGGAGGGTCGAGGAGGAAGCCTGGGAAAGATTTGCCTAG
- a CDS encoding serine/threonine-protein kinase RIO2 has protein sequence MIDDVIKQFKELDNKDLRILQGIEMGMKHYEWVPVEELMKFTRLPFAALEHKLRQLMRKKMVVATNTPYEGYQIYFDAYDALALNTFVKRGTVSAIGDEIGVGKESVVIEAVREAELGIGEPQGVIIKFHREGRTSFKSVKRVRSHLDDKEHFSWIYAARLAAKREADIMKQLYPDVAVPKLIDNNRHALVMEVAPGSLLYRTKLEDPEWFMNTIIDQLKATYGKGIIHSDISEYNIFVYDGGVQIIDWPQYVDTGHPQADELLARDVLNVLKYFKRKYNISRDQDEVMAYIKQVQES, from the coding sequence ATGATAGACGATGTCATAAAACAGTTCAAAGAACTGGACAACAAGGACCTGCGCATACTGCAGGGCATTGAGATGGGCATGAAACACTATGAATGGGTGCCTGTGGAAGAGCTTATGAAGTTCACCAGGCTGCCGTTCGCCGCGCTGGAACACAAGCTCAGGCAGCTCATGCGCAAGAAGATGGTCGTGGCAACCAACACTCCCTACGAGGGATACCAGATATACTTCGATGCATACGACGCCCTTGCTCTCAACACATTTGTCAAGAGAGGCACCGTGAGCGCCATAGGGGATGAGATCGGCGTCGGTAAGGAGTCCGTCGTTATCGAGGCTGTACGGGAGGCCGAGCTTGGGATCGGTGAGCCCCAGGGAGTCATCATCAAGTTCCACAGGGAGGGCAGGACCAGCTTCAAGAGCGTAAAGAGGGTACGTTCCCACCTGGATGACAAGGAACACTTCTCATGGATATATGCCGCCAGGCTTGCTGCCAAAAGAGAGGCAGACATAATGAAGCAGCTTTATCCGGATGTCGCTGTGCCTAAGCTGATAGACAACAACCGGCATGCACTTGTCATGGAAGTTGCACCCGGCTCCCTTCTCTACCGGACGAAACTGGAAGATCCGGAATGGTTCATGAACACGATAATCGATCAGCTGAAGGCCACTTACGGAAAAGGCATCATACACTCTGATATCAGCGAGTACAATATCTTCGTATATGACGGTGGAGTGCAGATAATCGACTGGCCCCAGTATGTGGATACAGGCCACCCCCAGGCCGATGAGCTGCTTGCCAGGGATGTGCTCAATGTGCTCAAATACTTCAAGCGTAAATACAATATCAGCAGGGATCAGGATGAAGTGATGGCCTATATAAAGCAAGTCCAAGAGTCATAA
- a CDS encoding DUF460 domain-containing protein, translating to MQNGVIYGIDIAKGSSRAQDVPRYAVAVLREGEITPYTMLRRHKILGMVQRDRPDYIAVDNIYELAADKNDLMQFLGRLPENTKLVQVTGGIHQKPLLRLAQEHGISFNQFNPVEEAEVCATLASLGVGCEVSLFEDVTKIKISRARSLGRGGWSQNRYRRKVHGGVKEKSREIENVLRRFSRETGFTYSAKATEGFGGYVRVEYTVNARRDKVPVKPSNTADVQVTVKSVERDKIKYLPLKKKDRKYTIVGIDPGTTVGIAILSLEGELLLSRSIRGISHDEVVKLIAEYGKPAVVATDVFPTPAAVEKIRRSFNAVLGTPGGEMRAEEKIALARTFGYSNDHERDSLAAALTTYKNYKNVFSRIEKRTPKYLDIDRVKFHVIHGASIEEAIEKVLPSPKMQKDVRPAPEKTEAPDVDEQVSRLREELSQKNAQVKQLKEYVAELKYESGQKEIEIEALEHRISKMRTSESLKVRRDKEIQIRDREIERLKKELAGARKSLKNQRLHTKRLKQMHKKEMKGEGLPVKIITSFAKEAIQHTKDTYGLKKGDLVYLENPSGGGPVTASLLADSGVRAVITSEEIPHAALEYFYDSNLPVIRGLEVQRVDDFAMVDPAMLDEAIREWDEKIRAHVREKEHQQFKSILDEYRSERRRGLA from the coding sequence ATGCAGAACGGGGTTATTTACGGTATTGATATCGCCAAAGGTTCCTCCAGGGCTCAGGACGTGCCACGGTATGCGGTTGCAGTCCTCCGGGAAGGCGAGATCACACCATATACCATGCTGCGCAGGCATAAGATCCTGGGAATGGTGCAGAGGGATCGGCCTGATTATATTGCTGTTGACAATATATATGAGCTGGCCGCTGACAAGAACGACCTGATGCAGTTCCTTGGCAGGCTGCCTGAGAACACCAAGCTGGTCCAGGTTACAGGTGGTATCCATCAGAAGCCCCTGCTGCGCCTTGCCCAGGAACACGGAATCTCCTTCAACCAGTTCAATCCGGTCGAGGAGGCAGAAGTTTGTGCAACCCTGGCAAGCCTGGGCGTGGGCTGCGAGGTATCCCTTTTTGAGGATGTCACAAAGATAAAGATAAGCAGGGCACGCTCTCTTGGAAGGGGTGGCTGGAGCCAGAACCGCTATCGCAGGAAAGTGCATGGCGGGGTGAAGGAGAAGAGCAGGGAGATAGAGAACGTATTGCGGAGATTCTCCAGGGAGACCGGCTTCACTTACAGCGCAAAGGCTACAGAGGGCTTTGGTGGCTATGTGAGGGTGGAGTACACGGTAAATGCAAGAAGGGACAAGGTGCCTGTAAAACCTTCCAATACCGCCGATGTTCAGGTGACCGTCAAAAGCGTGGAAAGGGACAAGATAAAGTACCTGCCTCTGAAGAAGAAGGACAGGAAATACACTATAGTAGGGATAGATCCCGGAACAACGGTTGGCATAGCCATACTTTCCCTTGAGGGGGAATTACTGCTCTCGCGCAGTATCCGCGGGATATCACATGATGAGGTCGTCAAGCTGATCGCCGAATACGGTAAACCGGCGGTGGTTGCCACTGATGTCTTTCCCACCCCCGCGGCCGTTGAGAAGATACGCCGCAGTTTCAATGCAGTCCTGGGTACGCCCGGCGGGGAGATGAGGGCAGAGGAGAAGATAGCGCTGGCCAGGACATTCGGCTATTCCAATGACCATGAAAGGGATTCCCTTGCAGCGGCGCTCACAACATACAAGAATTACAAGAATGTCTTCTCCAGGATCGAGAAAAGGACTCCTAAGTACCTTGATATCGACAGGGTGAAGTTCCATGTGATACATGGCGCTTCCATCGAGGAAGCCATTGAAAAGGTGCTGCCCTCGCCTAAGATGCAGAAGGATGTCAGGCCGGCACCTGAAAAGACCGAAGCGCCTGATGTTGACGAGCAGGTGAGCAGGCTGAGGGAGGAACTGAGCCAGAAGAATGCCCAGGTAAAGCAGCTTAAAGAATATGTGGCCGAGCTCAAATACGAATCCGGCCAGAAGGAGATCGAGATCGAGGCACTGGAGCATCGCATCAGCAAGATGAGAACTTCCGAGTCCCTTAAGGTGCGCAGGGACAAGGAGATACAGATAAGGGACCGCGAGATCGAGCGCCTTAAAAAAGAGCTGGCCGGCGCCCGCAAATCCCTGAAGAACCAGCGCTTGCATACAAAGCGCCTGAAGCAGATGCATAAGAAAGAGATGAAAGGCGAGGGCCTGCCGGTAAAGATCATCACGTCCTTCGCAAAGGAGGCCATACAGCATACAAAGGACACCTACGGCCTTAAAAAAGGCGACCTGGTATATCTTGAGAATCCCAGCGGCGGAGGCCCCGTTACCGCTTCCCTGCTTGCAGATTCAGGGGTCCGTGCAGTTATAACCTCAGAAGAGATACCGCACGCTGCCCTGGAATATTTCTACGACTCCAA